The Streptomyces capitiformicae genome contains the following window.
GACCCGCTCGTCCCGGGACTGGTGGCCGAGGAGGCGCCGGCGGACCCGCGCAACGTGTACGCGGCCACCAAGCTCGCCCAGGAGCATCTGTCGGCCGCGTGGGGGCGGGCGACGGGCGGCCGGGTGGCAGCACTGCGCTACCACAACGTGTACGGGCCCGGGATGCCGCGGGACACCCCGTACGCGGGCGTCGCCTCCCTGTTCCGGTCCGCGCTGGAGCGTGGTGAGGCGCCGCGTGTCTTCGAGGACGGCGGTCAGCTGAGGGATTTCGTCCACGTCCGGGACGTCGCCGCGGCCAACGCGACCGCTCTGGCAGGGATGGACGACCTGCCGGAGGGCGCGTTGCGGGCGTACAACGTGGGCAGCGGGCAGCCGCACACCGTAGGGGAGATGGCCGCCGCACTGGCCGCGGCGCACGGAGGGCCGAAGCCGGTCGTCACGGGGCAGTACCGGCTCGGCGACGTCCGGCACATCACCGCCTCCTCGCAGCGGCTGCGCGACGAACTGGGGTGGAAGGCGCAGGTTTCCTTCGCGGAGGGGATGGCGGAGTTCGCGACGGCACCGCTGCGGGCGGGCTGACGTTTCCGGTGCGGCTACCGCCCCGGACGCTGCCTGCTGATCCGTCGGGCCGGCCCTTCACGCAGTGTGGACCGCTCAGGCAGCCGCGGGAAGGTGGACCTCGAAGCGGCAACCGCCCGGTACGTTGCACACCGCCGCGCGCCCCTTGTGGGCCTCCACGATGCCGCGCACGATCGCCAGGCCCAGTCCTGCTCCGGCGGGCGGGGTGCGGGCGTGGGTGCCGCGCCAGCCGGTGTCGAAGACACGGGGCAGGTCCTCGGGCAGGATGCCGCCGCAGCCGTCGGTCACGGACACGACGACGCTGTCGGCCTGCCGGCGTGCGGAGACGGCGACCGTGCCGTCGGCGGGCGTCCGGCGGATGGCGTTGACCAGCAGGTTGGCCAGGACGCGGGACATCTCGCGGCCGTCGACCTCGATCGGCACGGGCTCGACCCCGGCTCCCACGAGCCGTACGCCGTGCTCCCGGGCCAGGGCGTCGGCACCCGCGATGGCGTCACCGACCAGGTCGTAGACCGAGATGCGGGCGGTGTTCAGGGCAAGGACACCGGCCTGGATACGGGAGAGTTCGAACAGGTCGCCGACCATGTCGCTCATCCGCTCGACCTCCGTGCGGATGCGGGCGTGGTAGACGCGTGGGTCGGCGACCATGCCGTCCTCCAGTGCCTCGGTCATCGCCTGCAGTCCGGCGAGGGGGGTACGCAGGTCGTGGGAGATCCAGGCGACCAGTTCGCGGCGGGAGGCTTCGAGGGCCTGCTCCCGTTCGCGGGAGGCGGCGAGTTTCGCACTCGTGGTGGCCAGCTCGCGGCTGAGCGCGGCGAGTTCGGCCGTGGGCGCGGCGGCGGGCGGAGTGAAGCTGCCGTCGTCGCCGAGAGCACGGGTGGCCTGGGCCAGGGCCCGGCTGCCCTTGACGACGCTGCGGCCGAGGACGAGGGCGACGGCCAGCGAGACGACGGCCGCCATGGAGCACACCATCGTCACGACCCAGAGATCATGCTCGGACAGGAACATCGCCCAGGCCACCAGCATCGTTCCGGCGAGCATCGCCGCGACCGTGACGGCGGCGACCACGGCCAGCGACAGCGTGACCGAGCGGTGGCGCAGCAGTCGCAGGGCCGCGGTGCCGAGCAGTCCGGCGGCGACTGCGCCGATCGCCGCGTACAGCGCGATCAGGAGGGTGTCATGCAGCATCGTCGGCTCCGTTCGTACCGGGGGCGTCGAAGCGGTAGCCCACCCCCCACACCGTGGTGATCAACCGGGGGTGCGCCGGATCGTCCTCGATCTTCCCGCGCAGCCGCCGCACGTGGACGGTCACGGTCGACAGGTCTCCGAACTCCCAGCCCCAGACCTTGTGCATCAGTTCCTCCCGGCTCGTGGCCCGCCCGGGGTTGCGCAGGAAGAACTCCAGCAGGTCGAACTCGCGGATGGTCAGGGCGAGTTCATCGCCGTGGCGGGTGGCGCGGCGGGCGGTGGGCTCCAGGGCGAGCGGCCCGGCCCGCAGCCATGCCCGGGCGGGGGCGGTCCGGGCGGCCGCCACCGCCCCGGCGCGGCGCAGTACCGACTCCACCCGCAGGACCAGTTCGCGAGGGCTGAACGGCTTGGTGACGTAGTCGTCGGCCCCGACCTCCAGACCGAGGATGCGGTCCTCCTCGTCGCCCCGTGCGGTCAGCATGATCACCGGCAGCGGGCCGTCCTCGCGGATACGGCGGCAGACCTCCAGCCCGTCCATGCCGGGCAGCATCAGGTCCAGCACCACCAGGTCGGGTGGCTGCGCGGTGGCTTTGGTCACGGCGGTGGGGCCGTCGGCGGCGACGTCGACGGCGAAGCCCGCCCGGTTCAGATAACCGGCGACGACCTCGGAGACGGTCGGATCGTCGTCCACGACGAGTACACGTTTCACATGGGGGAGTCTCGCACCGGTGTCCGGCCGGCGGCGGGAGCGGCTGTGGACGTCAGCGATCCGTAAGATCGCCAAATCCCTTATGTCCCTTTCGTGTTCGTAGGGTGAGTGGGGTGATCGAGACATCCCCTTCCACCCCTGCCCGGGTCGACGTGGTGCTGCCCTGCCTGGACGAGGCCGAGGCCCTGCCGTGGGTCCTGGACCGGATCCCTGCCGGCTGGCGCGCGATCGTCGTCGACAACGGCTCGACCGACGGCTCCGCGAACCTCGCCCGCGACCTCGGGGCGTACGTCGTCCACGAGCCGCGCCGCGGCTTCGGTGCCGCCTGTCACGCGGGCCTGACCGCCGCTACCGCCGACGTCGTCTGCTTCTGCGACTGCGACGCCTCCCTCGACCCCGCCCTGCTGCCTGAGGTCGCCGGCCCCGTCCTCGACGGCTCCGCCGACCTTGTCCTGGGCCGACGGCGGCCCACGAGCCTGGGCGCCTGGCCGGTGCACGCACGCCTGGCCAACCTGGA
Protein-coding sequences here:
- a CDS encoding glycosyltransferase family 2 protein, whose protein sequence is MIETSPSTPARVDVVLPCLDEAEALPWVLDRIPAGWRAIVVDNGSTDGSANLARDLGAYVVHEPRRGFGAACHAGLTAATADVVCFCDCDASLDPALLPEVAGPVLDGSADLVLGRRRPTSLGAWPVHARLANLELARLIRRRTGLRLHDLGPMRAARREALQALDLTDRRSGYPLQMVVRAAEAGWRVTETDVPYHPRTGRSKVTGTWRGTWQAVRDMRAVLGERVVTAPAVPATTVPGGGR
- a CDS encoding NAD-dependent epimerase/dehydratase family protein, translated to MLILVTGGAGFIGSHIVTALAGAGHEVRVLDSLLSAAHRTAPPIPDGADWWHADVRDREAVAAALRGVDAVCHQAAMVGLGKDFADAPDYVGCNDLGTAVLLAGMAQAGVGRLVLASSMVVYGEGRYECPRHGVVRPGPRRVADLEEGRFEPPCPTCDDPLVPGLVAEEAPADPRNVYAATKLAQEHLSAAWGRATGGRVAALRYHNVYGPGMPRDTPYAGVASLFRSALERGEAPRVFEDGGQLRDFVHVRDVAAANATALAGMDDLPEGALRAYNVGSGQPHTVGEMAAALAAAHGGPKPVVTGQYRLGDVRHITASSQRLRDELGWKAQVSFAEGMAEFATAPLRAG
- a CDS encoding sensor histidine kinase, whose translation is MLHDTLLIALYAAIGAVAAGLLGTAALRLLRHRSVTLSLAVVAAVTVAAMLAGTMLVAWAMFLSEHDLWVVTMVCSMAAVVSLAVALVLGRSVVKGSRALAQATRALGDDGSFTPPAAAPTAELAALSRELATTSAKLAASREREQALEASRRELVAWISHDLRTPLAGLQAMTEALEDGMVADPRVYHARIRTEVERMSDMVGDLFELSRIQAGVLALNTARISVYDLVGDAIAGADALAREHGVRLVGAGVEPVPIEVDGREMSRVLANLLVNAIRRTPADGTVAVSARRQADSVVVSVTDGCGGILPEDLPRVFDTGWRGTHARTPPAGAGLGLAIVRGIVEAHKGRAAVCNVPGGCRFEVHLPAAA
- a CDS encoding response regulator transcription factor; the encoded protein is MKRVLVVDDDPTVSEVVAGYLNRAGFAVDVAADGPTAVTKATAQPPDLVVLDLMLPGMDGLEVCRRIREDGPLPVIMLTARGDEEDRILGLEVGADDYVTKPFSPRELVLRVESVLRRAGAVAAARTAPARAWLRAGPLALEPTARRATRHGDELALTIREFDLLEFFLRNPGRATSREELMHKVWGWEFGDLSTVTVHVRRLRGKIEDDPAHPRLITTVWGVGYRFDAPGTNGADDAA